In Thermodesulfovibrionales bacterium, the sequence CGGTGCCTCAATGTATTTCCTTCCCTCGTTCAGGATTAGGGTACCGAATACCCACTTATTGGCCTGAGGGTTTATCCCGGCCCATATATAACCGAGTACGACGGCGGTTATTGCGACGACAGTCGCCCAGAACTGGAATTTGGCAAGGGGGATACTCCAGAGTTCGGTTTCCGATTCCTCTGGAATGACGTAGTAGGTGGCTCCCATGAGTCCCGTCAAGAGCCACACAATCAGAGCATTGATATGGAGTGTCTTAATGACGTTGAAGTTCAGGATAAAGAAGCTGGGCCACATGAATTGAAGAGCTCCGATAATGCCGACCACGACTTGTACGAGAAAGAGAAGCACAGCAAAGGTGTAGAAATTCTGTGCTATCTTTTGGCTTTCATGCTTTATGGTCATCACTTCCTCCTTTATTTAAGGGTAAGCATGTAATCAGTCAGTTGTTCAATATCAGCATCTGGTGCCTCAACCTTCGGCATAGCGGATTTAGGGACATACTTGTTCGGGTCCTTGAAATGGCCAATCAACCATGTCCTGTCCCTTCTGCTTCCTACTTTCGTCAGGTCCGGCCCTGTTGTCCCGCCGATTCCGCTTATCATGTGACAGTTTGAGCACCCGAGCGATTGGTAGACCCGTTGCCCCGTAGTAAGCTCCTTGCCGCTAACACCGGCTGCCGTAGCAAGGATCGGCTTTGGGGGCCATCCGTTGGTGTCAACCTTTGAGATCCACTCAAAGAATGATATCAGCTTGTCAGCTTCGTCAGAGGTTATGCCGAGTTTCGGCATCGCCGCATGAGGGTTTACAGATTTGGGGTCCATGATAAATTGCTTGAGATACCCCTTCGGCTTTCTTTCGACCACCTTTGTCATGTCCGGCGCGAAATACGAGCCCGTTCCAAAAATGGTATGGCATCCGATGCAATCATATTTATGCCAGACCATCTTTCCTGCATTCACGTCTTCAGTGATCTCCGGTGCCCTCTTGTCCAATCTCCCTATGGTATCGAAAGTGAATGCGAGAAAGATGACAAAGAAGAAGAGACTGCCGAAGACAAAGAGATTTCTTGCTCCTTTATTACTCATAAACACCTCCTCAGGTTTTCCAGCGAGGCTGGATGTATACTCATTATTGAAAAAAGAGGGGAAGTTATCTATGATTTATGTCATAACGCATTTATGTCATGACTCTCATTGTATCACGGTGAAAGAGTGGTTCATAGATCCATGGTGAAAAGATCCATGAAGAAATATGAAATTATAGATAAAGAGGCCGTCTGGGAAGGCAAGTACCTCCGATTTCTCGAAATAACCTACGGGGATTCGGAAGGGACAGTGAGGAAATGGGAATCTGTTGACCGGGTTAATTGCGACGGCGTTGTTGCCATTCTGCCGGTCACTGATAGCGAGGAGGTCGTCTTCGTACGGCAGTTCAG encodes:
- a CDS encoding cytochrome c encodes the protein MSNKGARNLFVFGSLFFFVIFLAFTFDTIGRLDKRAPEITEDVNAGKMVWHKYDCIGCHTIFGTGSYFAPDMTKVVERKPKGYLKQFIMDPKSVNPHAAMPKLGITSDEADKLISFFEWISKVDTNGWPPKPILATAAGVSGKELTTGQRVYQSLGCSNCHMISGIGGTTGPDLTKVGSRRDRTWLIGHFKDPNKYVPKSAMPKVEAPDADIEQLTDYMLTLK